The Plodia interpunctella isolate USDA-ARS_2022_Savannah chromosome 28, ilPloInte3.2, whole genome shotgun sequence nucleotide sequence GTACAACAATTTTAACTGATACAATAGTGTTTCCTTGTTATAAGTAGATAGtacaaattactttataaaccCTGAGTTCCAAACTAGGCAAGCCTGTATTTTGGAATCCAGTGTTCGACCGTATATAATTGAGGAACATCCTATATAAAGAGTAACTAGAGTGCTTAGGCTAAAAGGATTAACAATGAgctagaaaaagaaatatgtacgTGTGTATTTAAAAGTGAGATTGAAAGTGTGGTGAACAAAGTGTGTTTGTGTTGTGTGTTGtcattcaattttttaattaatttgtcattaattgtgctaaaacatttttcaaattttattttcagtgttTCGACAGATTAAGGGCACAGAAACCGACAATTTTCTCTGAGAAGGTGTTCTACGTCGGCGGAGATGTGATGGAACCAGCTTTGGGTTAGATGTTTTTACAAGTTATTATTTAGTGGCCTGTGGTTTCGCCCTAGAATTACCATATCCTTCCTGGGATGACAtcgtcatcatatcgagtgtcttagctaacactggtgtcagattttatgcAAATCGTCTAAAGgaatctgacatgatttttacttACGTAtacgagtcagattgatatacaaactaatATGGTACGAGTGGGATACGCAACTGAGACTtatcgatccacaggcgagcggtcttaaccattacactaccaccgcTTTCAGTGAAAGCATGAagcaaacatacaaacagaaaGATATTATTTCAGGCATTTCAGGAGAAGACAGAGCCCTGCTAGTCAATCGAGTCAATATTATATTCCACGTTGCTGCTAGCGTAAGgtgatacatttttattaatacttccatatttaattattttaataaatgcaaaagtctgtcaCGCTTTGAGGGCTGAACTGctgccatggatttagtaagtacttatatctactaattccatgcctGCTGCaccgattttaatgacatttaaaaaagatatagtcaataaaaaaaaaattggcttCTTATTAGTCCATAAAGATTCCCCAtcgttatttttcttaaatagattctatgtacagacatagtccaCTTACAGATTCATTATAAGTATGTAACAAGATcacaaaatttgtatataaataactagctgcgtcccggggcctCGCTTTGGTGGGAATTTCGcggtaaaaagtaccctgtgtattattccaggttatatactaaccgtgtaccaaatttcataacaatccgtccagtaaattttgcgtgaatgaCCATGTGAGTAATAAATACACACGCctacatactcacaaactttcgtatttataatactatttgttcgccgcgaacttagaccttgcgaacacaataatttcTTGATGAGTTTtgacaaaattgtgaatatttcaaaatttgatgccccacgtacttaaaaattccattgacaGTCCCATTCCTATacaccttttaaatttcatcaaaacggtccgaagttatcgcgttacaaacatacatacattaaaaaaatgtatttcgctcgctcggtctaTTAGTAGGACAGCAATGGGTTATTTACAAATCTAAATTTCAGATTCGACGATCCTTTACCATTTGCCGTGAAGCTGAACCTCGGTGGTACCAAACAGGTCGTCGAGTTCGCTAAAGAAGTCAAGGATCTTTTGGTGAGTTTCAAGACTTACTTAAAGCTACAAATACTAGCTAACTACTATCTCACGCCTCTCATTGACTcgagtgaaatagcacatagtCGATCTCACTCATGcagattgtaatgaaaaggaaagaacgATATTttgcgcgtcaaatgttcCATACTTAGTGTTGTAGTATCTGTGGTTTAATCCATTTTTATTGGCATTGGCTTGGCAAATTGGTATCCGCTCAACATAATGTCATGGCTTGAGACCATGAAGCTGATCTTCTGTGGATgccatgaaataaattaaataataaacacactTTACGGATCAGGTGGTTTTGGAAgctaaaactaaaactaaaatgttcTTGGGTGCACATCGACTGCAATATATAATGCTCTGAGAACAAAACGTCCTCAATTTGAAATGGGTTCGAAAGTTAATCGGCCTTGCTAATAATTAGTCCTCTAGACATAATGTctgcttgcgtggggataaataaataaatgaggacaaaccacacatatagagctagccccaaagtaagttcgagacttgtgttatgggatactaactcaacgatactatattttataacaaatacatatatagataaacatccaagacccgggccaatcagaaaaagatcgttttccatcatgatacGACCGGGGGtagaacccgggacttctcggttcagtggcaagaactttaccactgcgccaccgaggtcgtctataCAGAACAAACACgcagaggccctttggagagtttgTGTAGAtctcccgccaagacccgctcccgtatataccaatgaaatgatatgcctctgagcaggtctcggcgggagtgtgaaccataatattataccaattatattatattaaaaaataactcaatattatatataataactacatacgtaattacaaataaagtgctgcaaattagtttttctttttaaacaacatttCTCCCTAGGTCATGGTCCACGTGTCAACATCATATTCGAACACCAATCGAGACACCATAGAGGAAGTAATGTACCCTCCTCACGCTGACTGGAGGGACACCATCCAGATCTGCGAGACTTTAGACGAGCATACTATCAAGGTGCTCACGCCTAAGTGagtattcttcttcatagtcgtattcctcatggctgagggtcgtggtcattacgtggaattaaaactttcttggccttagtaatggagtggtttgccattgccttctccatttcacatacaagttaataatcaagtAGTGTGcgggtttcctcacgatgttttccttcacgggAAGCAacttagattggtatacaaactcatgttggcacgagtaggattcgatccTGGACTTttcaatccacaggcgggcgtcttaaccattacaccatcaccgcttcaCCGCTAAGTGAgtatacatgttatattatcaCGGTCTTTATTTACATCTACGATGTCTACCCATCTCTGAGTTTGTAAGGATCATGTGTGGAAATCCATAGGGATTTCCACATGCCACGATCCTGACAAATTTCACTGGCTTCGTCCACATTCATTACTTTCATCATGCCATCTATATTcattttgaagcggtggttgtgtaatggttaagacgcccgcccgtggatcgaaaggtctcaggtttgTATCCCATTCCTTTTATACCATATGAGTttgcataccaatctgactcatatatagtagttttcatatgaatgaatgagtgatccttgttgacgacctcggtggcgcagtggtaaaattcttgccactgaaccgagaggtcccgggtttaatcagtttatctatatacgtatttgttataaaatatagtatcgttgagttagtatcccataccTTTGGGGCCACCTGAATCTGTTCCAGATACCTGGGCGAGCTGCCGAACACGTACACGTTCACGAAGCAGCTGGCGGAGCACGCGGTGCGCGAGCTGCGCGCGCGCGTGCCGCTCGTCATGGTGCGGCCCTCCATCGGTCAGTGTCTGCTGCGCGCGCACTGCCGCCgacgacgcgaatgcgtgaacatttttcatgaataaaaataaataagagacAGAACTAGCGGCTAATAGCTGAACTTTCCTAAACAGAGTTGACATTTGGCAATATttggatcagacagtgtacaaacatcgaaacagctaggctcgtgtattacagctactttcatagcataatgtcCTACGGATTATTActatggggtaatgcagctgacataggaaaaatttttgttttacagaaacgagcaattcgttttatttatgggcttaagccacgggattccttgcgagaattattcaaatcgataaatattatgactgttgcatctcagtacatcttcgacgtacttatttttgttaaatctaacgtacacctgtataaaacattgagcgatgttaacagtgtagttactcgtaataggcataaactttgtatgaacagattccgacttaaaaaggttaggcggtctttcgtgggtcaaagtgtaaaattgttcaataaactccctgtagaggctattaacttgccaatgcaaaaatttaaatcatatattaaaaatgctttaatggctaatgcttattacacgattagcgactatttaaatgataaaaaaccttggacccttcctaaaacttccacctctcacacttgattttaatttttttttttattattatttatgtattttcttgacatgtttattacatatattttgacatttacttgtaaaacatatacgtgatttgtgatcttcaagtgtctgaaagtaacataggtatctattatgttagattatggagatcgagtatgtcatgcacattcaaatggtcaaaccggtagcggcgtcgtggatcgggtcgggaggttccctctattgtggttgagcttcgcgatggctgactcacgcgtcaactcgtgaacgggtgctgccgggggaactggtcagctcgatcttttatttaaagtttttttttttgtttggttaattatacatatatatataagtatatatattttcctttcatcagcacttgatcacaatcataatatgtttcagtataccttttgaccatgtactttattatgtacttacatgttatattactgataaaaaattatacataaatttatatttaaaaaatggtaagcccttctggcatgatagggaccaacactgtttgaatgagtttctttcggcatttcttctcagcagtggtcgttccgaaatgctagtagtttaatttagattatgacgtgaaaaagtgcccgtgaaggcctaatttctgaataaatgatttaattttgattttgatttatttaaataatgtagtttTTTTCTTCCAGTGGTGTCCAGCGTCAAGGAGCCAATGCCAGGTTGGATTGAGAACTTTAACGGACCCGCTGGGATACTGGTCGCGTGTGGGAAAGGTAAACGCCACCAGGAAATATAAAGAGCCATTTTACCATTCCTACAAAAGTTGGATGACGATacgcggggctgaggcagacgGGTGGAAAATACTTCTTCTTCAAGGCTCAACACACTGATTCCTCAAATAACGTCTGTAATATTCAATCAATCATTTAGTTATTTCGTCAAGCACACATGGTGTCTTGTGTGTTAAAAACTGTTACATATATACAGGCATATAACTGTTACTATGTATTCGGTAACCCCTTACCATCATGTAGATAGTAAAACATACTCTGTTGCAGGTATAATGCGCAGTCTGTACACGGAACCAGATCTGATAGCTGACTATATGCCGGTGGACATCTCGATCAAGAGTTTCATAGTGGCAGCTTGGATGAGAGGAACTCTGAAGTATGTTATCATCATCAGCTATTTTAATGTCCCAACAACTCATGGAGCTGTGGTGGTGCAATGGTAATGAAGCCAAACTGTGAgacgaaaggtcccagatttaAATCCTACTCAagctacatgagtttgtgaAGCAATCTGgcttatgtatattatatgaatagtAGTTTTAACAAACCATCATGCGGCTAACATGGCCCGCCCAATCCCACTTCAGTTTCGCAGACTTCCTACCGACGTCAATTATATTTGCGTAACGGAGCAGTGTTATTTATGACGCGATCCGACTCTTTACAcctaactagcttttgcccacaacttcgtatgtgagtaaaaatctgtttcccgtgggaatccCTTATAAGTGTttccctacactgtcctaggaacctacactccaaatttcagctttctacgcccagtagttacggctgtgcgttgtcaatcattcagtcagtcactcagtaacgcaagagatttaaatgttgtatataaatatgctACGATCCATGGGTCTTTGGCAAACCTGCAGCGTTAGCTTTTTTTGGTCAGGGACCAAGTTAGGCAAGATACACATGGCGCCGGAAAGATGGGCCAGAGGAGTGACTACTTGGGTCCCGACTGATGGGAAATGATCGCAAGGCAAGCCGAAGATGCGACGGCGGACGAACTGTCGATCTTCGATAAGGAATAGCAGGAATACTTAGCAACAAACAACTGACGAGGAATAGAAGTGGTTTGAAACAAAGAGGGGATGCTTTTGCACAACAGTGGGAGCTACAATctatgaaggaaaatatccGATTAAACTAGTACTCTAATTGATGATTTGTCAGCCAGTGTGTGAAATTGAGGCAAAAAAATGCAATGGTAAAACGCTCCATAGTTATTGCTCCACAGTGGTCGTTGTGTGTTTTACATatgatcctcagccatgaggaataatTATAACGAGATAAAGACTGACTCATGACAATTTAAactattgaaaattttcaattttggtaTATGGACCTAGTTAACCTGATGTTAtactacttattaaaaaaatgaaaataagaataatgataaattcTTCTGACATGACAGGGAccgacactgttcaaatgagtttctttcggcatttcttctcagcggtTTTCGCGAacatactatataaaaatttgccgtgaaaaagtgtatgtgtcggtctaatttctgaataaatgatttgaatttgtgttactggaattaaaagtattactttagaaaataagaaattcCACAGGTTACAGCCCACGGATGACATCCCGATCTACAACTGTTGCGCCGGGGACCTCAACAACATCACCATGGGGGAACTCATGGACATTGGCAAGAAGATGGCCGCTATCATGCCTCTCAACGATATGCTGTGGAACGTCGGAGGCACGATCACCACTTCCAAgactatacattatattaaggTACTTATGTCTTTTATGATCAATTCTTTCATCAGCTCCtctatctaaaatatttattagctcaatatttcaaaaatctgtATTCTTGCTGATTTCTGCTGAAGACATTGCATTGGTTTGATTCTGACATAGGTATTGAATGAAATGATTTGGTAGCAGgtggtgtataatttttggTATTGCCATCGAAACGTAAAAATGAAGCTCTTACACAAGATCCTGTAACTAAAATGCGAACTCAACTTTGCCATAAATTCTTGGTTAAAGCAAGGTTTTATGTCCAGCTCTGCAAATCAAAAGTAGGTTCTCTCTTTGGAGTGGAGCTATAAATTCTTGGTTAATCAAAGGTTTTATATTCAGCTCTGCAAATCAAAAGTAGTTTCTCTCTTTGGAGTGTGAGACTATTGAAATGTTGCTACCAAGTGATCCAAGTGATTTTCAATAATCCATACGAGCGCCAGACCTCTTAGCTTCACTTCATTTCCTTCTCAACTTCACATGGTGTGTGGTGTGGACATCTTTAGTTCATCAGTACCTATCAGACTATTGATATCCATGTCCTCTTTAACGACAGCAAgccaatcaatcaatcaattcatttattggcataaaatgttgttacaaaaagttattatcataattatttgtcgtcctcggtggcgcagtggtaaagtacttgcctctgaaccgagaggtcccgggttagATCCTCGGTCGgttcatgatagaaaatgatctttttctgtttattagcccaggtcttggatgtttatataatgtatttgttataaaatatagtatcgttgagttagaatcccataacacaagtttcgaacttactttggggctagctcaatctgtgtgatttgtcctaatatatttattatttacgtgttcctatatattttacctcTTGCGGAGCCAGCATTCTAGTCAGTAGGGAGTTTagtgtaattaaaatgtatactaaTGAAAGAACGGAGGGATATTAAGAAGCAGGATTTCCACTCCGACGGAAATGTTTGTACTCACGATGTTACAGAAATAACATCTTACGGAccttaaaagtttataaagcTGTGTATAGAATTTAACAATATTGGTAATAGATATGAAGAAAAGTTGCCAAATGCACGAGTCGTTaagtagtttaaaattattttcgataGAATTGGACACAAGGACGCAATAAAAGGTTTGCTCTAAGTCCCATTACTATTTGATTATGTGTTTTATGTGCAAAAGTTCAGAAAGTTAATTCGGTTTATTAATAGCTTTTgcccccggcttcgctcacgtTTATTTCGCGTCcgctaataacttattattgtcaatatatctctggttctaagcaacgtatcgcgattaAACCTATactttaagttagaccatccctTATACAGCTGTAAAACTGTATGGAATTACAtgattttacattacatttgcgtgatgcgcgaataaacatacagacagacaaaaaacatgttttggaATCTATTATCCCATAAAGATCCCTCATAATGATTTATCGGTAATATTTCCTATGTACAAACATAGCCCACTCacagttttattgtatgtatagaaTATTATTGGTAATTCATATTTGGGACAAGGTTTGAATGTAAATAACACTTAaattagatagatatattGTTAGATATAGTATCGCTGTGTAAGTATCATCGAGTCTATAAtcaaataagtaagtataatcAAGTCTCGAACTCACTGTGGGGTTAAATGATGTGATAGTTGTCTTTTcagtccctatatatttattttcaatttattaacatgTTTGAAACTATTGGAGCCTGATTTTAGCATGCTCAccatttgaatttgtatagcgatggacggtgaaacatgcgTGTggttaagtttttcttttaacaccacattgtaaaagaatgtaaactcatgtttttacaaatacctacctaaataatctttgtctttgataCAATTGGTACACAGAACTTGTATATAGATGAGAAGTAATCTAAATTTTTGCTGCCATTTTTATAGGTTCTGTTATTGCATTGTCTACCGGCTTTATTCGTGGACGCTTTACTATGGCTAATGGGAAGGAAGCCGATGTAAGTACCAATCTTCATATATGTACATTtacactaatataataatagaaattaaaaatttaagaaactacCGACCGCGAAGTTGCTGGCATTCTCTTGTCCACTAGAAAAAAGCTGATTAACAATGGTTAAGACCATTCTCGATAAGTGTGGGAAATGGAACGCAATGAGTGAAAGAGAGGGATGTAGGAATGAAAGGGACGGAAGTACAAATAGAACGCGCTAAGACGCATTTTTTCTGtgtggatttttttaaataaaaagtgctgcctaaaagaaagaaaaaaataataatgaaaaaataaaactctttcAAATTCTACTATGTCAAATTTGGTTCAGCTGTTTGGCTGtaacgatgccacggacagacaacACGGACGGACACGTTTAACTTATAACTGCCGTAGGGGGTTAAAAAGagaagatttgtatttttgtttgtaaacgaATAAATTCAGACGATTCTGCGGTGAAATGTTGATTAAAATGGTGCAATACAGAGTTGATCTATTTTTAACTTCCTCATGTTCTCGCGTCCTTAGTTGTATTaagggctgtgacgccgcgtaCCAAGGGCAGCGTAAAATATAAACCGTAAAATGTAAGTTTTGGCGTTTAAACAATTAACCTGAACTGACATCAACCTTCCTTAGAATTGTTATTGATGCCTGTCAGATAAGCTATTTGTTCCTTATTCGTcttgtacgatatccacgggaggataaggagtggttctattctagggacGAACTACACtcttatcaattttattttgacgaaTATTccttcatttttatatattggttAGTGAGAGTTTGAAATCCTTAAAAAGTTTATCATTTTACAGGTTGTTGAAAGTCCAACGGCGCATATACATAGCGAACCTAGCGCTACAGTACTACATCACCAAGCAATGGAACttcaacaacaaaaatttCGTGAAACTCCGCTCCAGAATAAAGGCCGAAGACCACGATgatttttactatgaaatggAGACGGTGGACCGAAATGAGTATTTTAAACAATGCTGCATTGGCGGAAGAAAGTTTCTCTTGAAGGAGAAAGATGAAGACTTGCCGAGAGCTAAAGCACATTTTACTAGgtaagttgatttttttttatagcctgtattttgtgtcccactgctgagcaaaggcctcccctttgTAAGGTatgttgattatttatttatttaaaacttaaaaacgtagacacacataaatattaaGCATAACAGGACCCGCGCGCGGGGccctttaaatataaattaaatata carries:
- the LOC128681844 gene encoding putative fatty acyl-CoA reductase CG5065 codes for the protein MDFFDRDMSNEPTIPEFYKGKTIFITGGSGFMGKVLIEKLLYSCPDIDRIYLLLRSKRGVGAESRLAQIYSSACFDRLRAQKPTIFSEKVFYVGGDVMEPALGISGEDRALLVNRVNIIFHVAASVRFDDPLPFAVKLNLGGTKQVVEFAKEVKDLLVMVHVSTSYSNTNRDTIEEVMYPPHADWRDTIQICETLDEHTIKVLTPKYLGELPNTYTFTKQLAEHAVRELRARVPLVMVRPSIVVSSVKEPMPGWIENFNGPAGILVACGKGIMRSLYTEPDLIADYMPVDISIKSFIVAAWMRGTLKLQPTDDIPIYNCCAGDLNNITMGELMDIGKKMAAIMPLNDMLWNVGGTITTSKTIHYIKVLLLHCLPALFVDALLWLMGRKPMLLKVQRRIYIANLALQYYITKQWNFNNKNFVKLRSRIKAEDHDDFYYEMETVDRNEYFKQCCIGGRKFLLKEKDEDLPRAKAHFTRMLILDKMVQCIFYGTLFWWLVNSSYVQSLMSFFVN